A region of the Bombus pyrosoma isolate SC7728 linkage group LG15, ASM1482585v1, whole genome shotgun sequence genome:
GTtgatatttcaacttttggCACAAGTGCTAAATGTTGAATAGATTGTGAATTCGTTATAGTTAATGATGGTGCTGTATCATCTGGCATGATACAAAACTTTGGTATACCCTGTGTTTGGTGCAGTAAGGATGGTTCTGTTATTAAGTTAGTTATAGGTACAACGCGTATAGGTGTTAACAATGGTTTAGGCTGAATGGGTGTTGTGACAATTTGTGAGTGTGGCAAGAGTAATTCATTTATTGGTATCGGATGTGTATTAGCTTGtgttgtaaatgtaatataatgattTTGAGGTAAAGAAACTGTACTGGTTGTTGTTACGAATGACCTAGTTAAGGCTTCTGATACAGCTAATTGTATGGGATTAGATATACTATTTTCATTAGAACACTGTGTTTTGCCGAGGACTATACTTTGTTGTGGTAATACAATTGGTATACTGGATAAAAGTTTTCCaaaaacattatttacattatttatttgtgaAGTAGATTGTTTTGTGGACATAGGATTTATAGtaattgttgttgttgttgttggtgGTGGTgttggtggtggtggtggtggtggtggtggtggtggtggtggtggtgatggtggtggtggtggttgtGAAGGAGGTGGTTGTTGTTGCTGTAAGGGAACTGATTtcggaataataattaattctttgttattttttaaagtttccaTTGCAAGGCTATACCCTGTAATAGGATCTGTATAATCATTTCTCTTCATTTTAGAAGCTTCAATTATTTGAACTTCTCGTTctctcattctttcttttaatattttggcACTGCTTGTTTCATTATGCCTGTATTCGTTTTTTCTTATACAATTCTTGTGACATATACGAGATCTTTGTGTTTGTAATGTAACACCACAAATATCACAAGCTATTGATTGATTACATCtatttagtttaattataGCTCTGCGACAACGATCATGATCAATACTTAATGCATCACACATTTCATTTGCACAATGTTTTGAAACAGGTGCATCTATTTCACTTTCCTCTATATTAATGGCTAACATAGGCGATGATCCATCACGATCTACATATTGTTGTACTATCACATcgcatataatattttcacaagGTTCGTAATGACCACAaggttttctttctcttgtaACAGGAACTAATGTAATTTCTGATTTACCATGCTTCTTAGAAGGtaggaaatttttatcttctgtaTCTTCCTCTTGATTTGTCTGTAAAGGTATTACTGACAACTCTGACTGTTTTGTTCTATTTACATTTGAATCTACATCATgtattttgtttgttaaaacattATCGTTGGAGACAGATgttgcatttatttttaaaggtatccttttaacaataatatttggTTGATTGAGTAACCTTTTTACTGGATCCGATTGTAACACctattgcaaaataataaaatgaaaatataacgtaacaaaaatacacaaatatCGTAAATGTCAAACTTACATCAGATAGAGTAGTAGTGAAATCTGATGGACACATTCTTGACGTATTTATCGGAGTGCAAATAAGCTTCGGTAACGAGGCATGGGCCATTTtcactatataaaaatatacaattttgcaATCTTCTGTAAAGTACGATTAATTCCTCTCGTCGTGTAACAATTccgtaaatatttgaattacaaCATTGCGTCACATACGTGTACACTTTGTTTTGTAATACACACGCGAAACTCGAAATAAGCTGCCAAACATTAAATGTCGTTACAATTTCATGTGTGAAATGTTATgcgaaatttttctaacttttcgATATAGTTGTTAGGTTATCGGTTCCTCGACAAATCACAATAGCGTACTTTAATATAGAGAAGTACATAATGTTTGGAATAGTACGATAACATTTGGCAACGAAACACTCACAAGTTTCTTAGATTATTGTCACTGACAGCGATCAATAAACGAGTAATTCAACACTCCCGCGActcataaatttataatcgcGTGAAATCGAATGTTTCATCGTGACACATTGAATATAGagaaacttaatttttttttatacagtgCCAATCTTGGTGcatataataaacatattttgcCTGAACGACCACGATAACGAAGAAAACGGTACGTTTAGAGTTTTCCAAGGACAATGATGTTTACAACATTATAGTGAAACTTATTgacaaaattcatttctttgtAAACTACGGGTCTGCACAAACGATTCCTATTGGAGGGAAACGATACAAGGGGAAGATGCCTCTCACTCGAGATACTTTGATTTTTTgacatttatatctttttttatgtcCATTATCTACTATCTGTTTTACGCTAATAAAAACCGAAAGTTCAGttttgacaatatataattatttaactcctttatctttcatttttaattgatcgaaagatttgaattttatttgcacCGTTAATAATAGAAGCATATTGCTCCGTACCCCTTGcattaaagtaaataataaatagcgaCATAAAACTCACTATTATCTATTCAGTGTTTCTATCTATGAAtgaatacgaaatataaacataattagATAGATAATAGTAAATCTTTTGTATCGAAAATTCTTTAGCCCATGTTATAACGCTTGTAGGCATACACAGGTTGTGcgagtttattattatagtataatcACCTACCTCTTTATTGGTCCGTCGTTAATGACAGATAAAACGCATGCATggaataaagaatttattgtaACGTTACTATGCATTAGGAAATGTACAAGTTATGAGACAACGTTTAAGTAGTTACGATAACGTACATCTTGGCCCTTTAACACGTGGAACGTAACTTATCTTTGGTATTGAACGGATAATGCAACGATGTCTGTTAACTCTAGCTGCAAGTCATCTTTAGTAAACAATTTCGTTTAACATATCTAAACGTTGTATGTAAAAAAGGAATCGTACGCCTAAATATGATAATCTTATCTATCAGTTATGGCCAAGTTTCTGTCGAAGGgcgttattttctattttacagtCGTATGCCGTGCAAAACGTCTGATTGTCTTTACACTGGAGCCATACATACGACATCATTgcgtggaaagaaaaagaaaagcgataAACGACTATAAACGATGTCCGAACGAATAATAGTCATTGAAAAGCTTTATTGAACTTAAGTTGCGGTCCCTAAAAtgctttaattaatacatCGAGGCGACTGTACATAGGAactgtataaattaaaacatcgCAAGCGACGTACAAGCGAACAACCTTATACACGAGAAACGTACATAGCGAAAGATAGctttgttgaaataataaatgcacaAACACGCTACAACCATATCGTTCAATAAAACCTTTTCTctcgtcgttttatttatttattttttttttttttttttggttctTCTTTATACAGGAGAACTTTTTTACGCTTTACAGCAGATCGAACGAGACACCGTGAAGAAGCTAAATGCTGAAGTCGCATGTATGCGTTTAAAGATAGTTCGCGAATTATAACTTAGCGAGCACGAAGGTACATTGTACAAAATGTTACTTATacctattacattataaacatatttacatCGATCagtcaaataaatatttcctcttAGTCTTTGCGTATTTAACGATGCTAAGTAATTAGCGATCGAACGGCAACGTCCGAATTTCTTAGTATCTTACTATAATATGCAAAGAATTCGTGCGAAAGTAAAAGAACAATCGTAGTGGCGCTGATGCATTGAACGAAATATCTCTACCATTGTACCCTAATGTACTTTTCTTATCGTAGAAGAAATTCTGCCTCGTTTTCGAACACAGCGTTAAAACCCTAGCAGACACTACCGTTTAAGCTCTCTTAGCTAAATCGCGCCTAAATTTTGATTCGCATTAGAATCTCGAAGGTACGATCGCATTCGCGAAAACGGACTTTAACGACGACGCTTAGTTAGTCTTTGGAAAGAGCTACTGTTCCATAgagtttcttcttccattttcttttttttttctttttttatctctctTGGATATGGTTTTCCTTTCGAAACTAATCTTTGTCctcttgaaaatttcttatattctcGAAGTTTcacaatgttttctttttcttcgcgtgagacgatattataaaatgatagaTTTGGTCGCATCTATAATCTGCTACTTATAATAATGTACGATACGATGTTACTGTATTACCTCTCGTTACATGTATATCACAGAgttcaatataatttcttacgCGTTCCTTTTGCGGCATCGAGcgaaacttttgaaaataattgttgcTTATTCTGTTCATCTCGTTTTACAAAATGCTCTTAAGATAAATATCCTCGACGATCGTTAATGTTTCGCGTACATCcgaatattacgatataatggataatttctacaaaaaatattagaatttttaagtaaCTACTATTTACAGCGATAATATTGCGTCGCGCGTCTCGCGGTCGGTACAACCTAATTTCAGTATTCTGACAGTAAATACAAGTTAGCGTGGCTTTCGATCAACCAATTCTTTCATTCGGTTTCCCGAACGAACAGTTGATCATTGTACTATTACGACTCCACTTCTTCGTGGCTggtcatttaaataaaataatatcgtagaaatatttgaacagaAGTATTCGTAAGTTCTCATCCGAATGATCGATAGactagaatattttaaataaatcctacatacttctttttttatgattgGCCACCTATTCGTCCATCCGAGCTGTCTTGCACAATTAAACCATTAGTGCAATTTTACAAGCTACAAGTTACAAGCTGTCACTGCCAATAAATACGCTTGAATGATATTAACAAGTTGCTAAtggaacgaatgaaattttccaaataaatctGACAAGTCAAAGACCACAACACGGGAGAACATGATAAGCCTATTTTAACATCACTTGGTGGTATCTTAACACGACTTAGAAACGCCATATCATTACATATTATCTCTTAAAGGTAACGAAAAGAACCAACAAGTTTGGTAGAAAATCAAACGAATAACTAATGTAATGACAAATATTCCAGAATCGACACATACAATCTCTAAATGAAAAAAGACAGTTTAGGTAATATAGGATTAGTCGTGATAACATACAGATTTCCTATAGATTTATCATGTTTGTTCTCTGCAGTCTTCGATTACAAAATATCTGATTACCTTATTTGATGGAGAATTATAAAACGATACAAGATAAGTTTACATCCTATAACGTGTGACTTGTCAATTTACTAATATCATTAATCGGTATATTACTGTGCAAGTGTGCTCTGATCGCTCATTTCTTAACACCCGAGGTTTCAGTCTTGCCGACTGTACGTTGCGTTTTATGTACATTGGGTATCGTTCTTGGCGCGTTAACGTTCTTATTTGCCTCGAACTTCTGTTGAAGGGAGGCCACGTTCGATTTACTGCTCGCTGCTCTTTGCACCGGGTTCGTCTTCGCCCCTGAATCTTTCGTCTCCGTCTTTTGACTCGGCTTTGACTGTGCGCTTTTGGTAGCCGATTCCTTAGCGGATAACGATTTAGTCACGCTCGTGTTACCAGTTGGAGACTTCTTTTTCTCCGCGAGATTAGTTCCTTTGGACGCAATGTTCAATGGCTTAATCGGGGTGGCGGGCGCTTTCGTAGTGCTGCCTCGTGACAATGTCGGCGTTTTCTGAACGTTTTTCGACTGAAAGTTAAGCTTTGCATTGTTTCCTACAACGTCCGGCGACTTTGTACTGATTTGATTAGAATTTGAACAGCTCGACACTAGGTCCGGACTGTTAAACTTTCCCCCGTTATCCTTAGGACTACAAGGCACAGTTTTCAGAGATAATCTATTAACGTTCGTGTGAGAATCCTGCTTCTCTAGGCTACCGTTCGACTGATTCGCATTGCCACCCTTCGTATCCGAATTTTGCCCGGTTGAGTCCACGCTCGCATTCGAACCCTGCTTCTTTAAACTACTGTCAGAATACTGTTTAGACTTGGACGCGGTGTCCAGAGCTTGCCTGGCGCCAGAGTTCGCGTCCTTCGTGATCGAACCTTTCGCGATGTTCGGCGGAGTCTTCGTTCTTCCAAGAGGCGGTTTCAACGGCTCTTTGCTGTCGTTTGTCCCTTCGTCGTTTTTCGAGTGAGTAACAGCGCGTTGAGTCGGTCGACTCTTCATCGACATGATCGGTTTCCGAGGCCCCGCGTCCTCTGCTGTGCTTTTCATCCCCAGTTCCTTCGAAATCTCGTCGTTTAGATTCGGATTCGCTAGATTCAGCGACAACAGTTTCCCTTTGTTAGGCTTGTTGGCGTCGGCGATCTTCTCGGGCTCCTGTTGCGGCACGTTTAACGCTGACGGATTCAGGTAACCCGAGCTCGTCGTGGAACTGGACGAGTTAAACTTCCCAGACGCGGAATTGGAATAAATGCTGCCCGGCGATTTGTAGTGACTCGAGTTCATGTAAGTGCCAAGAGAATTGTTGTATCCCAAGTCCTCGGTATTTTTCGACGCGCCCTCGTTCTCTTGCGCTTTTCTGGCCAAAGTAGCGGTGGAATATATGGAGTCGAAGTTTCTGTTTGATATCTCCGATACGATCTCCGATAACAGGCCCATCGTTTCCAATCCGCCGGAATTGGCCGTGGGATCGACGCGTTTCGGTAATTTGTATTCGTTGTCGACCTGCTTCTCCGATTCCATGTTCTTCCTGCTCTTCTCAGGCAGAGTCTCCTCTATGACCGCGTATATATTGTCGTTGGTGGGTGACTCTTCCGTTATTTTGGTCAGCGACGACTCGCTGACGAGGTTCATGCAATCGTCGTACGCGTTGTCCACGACCTTCTGCGGGTTCTTCACTTGCGGTGTCTGGTATCCAGGCAGTCCAGGGATCTTTCCACTCTCGTTCATCTTGTCCGTCGTTGTAGGAACAGGGGGTCCCGGTGGAGGAGCCGTAGGCCTCGTGCTCGCAGGGATGCTGGTGGGTCTTTTAACCGGTGTCGTCTGTCGCATCGATCCGAACGTCTGAATCGCGGGTCTCGGAGTGATCTTGCTGTCTCTCATGGACTGGGCGCGCAACACgacgttctttttctctgcaTCGGCCGCGGGGATCACAGGAATCGCTGGTGTAGGAATTTCAATCTCTTTTTGAGGGATCGGATTGGAAATCTCCAAGTTTctcaaaatttctttatctatcACTTTGTTCGCTTTATGATGGTGTATTCTGGGCAGAGAATTCGTTGTCTTCTCGTCCTTCTGTGACATCTGTAGGCTACCTTTCATGATACCGGAATTGGGTCGAAGCATCGAGGCGATTCTATTTAAAGTGCTGCCCTTCTCTGGCTTCTTTTCAGCCTCTGGCACCAGTAGATTGGTTAAAGGTGTACTGCTTGGTCTCTGTGGCTTTTGAATGTCGGCGGAGATCGGCGGGGCCGGTGCTGGTCTCGTTGGACCGTCTATAGTGGACTTGTTAGAAATTTTAGGAGCCACTAGCTCCACCGATGTGCACGTAGTCGCAGCCAATACCGGGCTGCTGATCAGAGGACGAGCTGTACATCCTGGATTCAGTGGAGGCAGAATTGGTGCGGTTGACTGCACCTCGTTGAAACTGGTAGTGGAACTGAGCAGCGAACTGCGCGCTGGATTGCACTTGGGAACTGTCTTGATGTTAGTCTTAATAGCTACAGTTGGAATCGTGGGCGGAGGAGGTGCTGGCTTAGTCGGCTCGGGGCTCTTCGGTTGATTTTTTATCGGCGTGATCGTGAAACCTTTGAACTGGCCGAACAAATTATTGTTGTAACGCTCGTCGGTATCCGCTTTCGGCAACAAACTCGCGCACGCTGGATCCTGACTGAGACtagaatcgatcgtttcgatgtTACGAGGCAAGGGACtggaacgatcgatcgttttgaTGGACAGTCCGTTGTGGCCACGATCGGTCCTGAAATTTTAAGCACAATCGTAAGCTGGAGGGAATCGAGGTGTTCAAAGCACATGCTACAGCAACCAAACCAAGGTTCCGATTTCTTAGAAATGTCGTAGCCTGATCGCGGAACGATGCAATCGACGCATGCAGCTTTAGAGAAGGAAACAAACTCGTGCGCGACAAACGCAGTCATTCAGATTCAGAAATCTTTCGAACGCATGCAAACCGCGAGAAAGTTGCAGGGAAAGTTAGTCAAAGATTAAAGTGTTAGTAGCAAGCCCTCTGGAGGAAGGAAATTCTTGATTACATAAGAAAATTCTGTAGATTTTGTATGAAACACTACGTTTATTCAATAAACTTATACAATTGATCCGTTTCAAGTATGAGCAATTTCGATGCGAGGACGACGAGGGAAGAGTATTTTAAGTCATACTTTCTGCTTTTTACAATGAGAGCCATTTTAAGATTCATTGCATTCTCCAATCAACCCACAGcctatcttttttcttcgtttttggATTAGATATGTGTTcgtctttaaatttaatattttgtttagatATGCtctcgaatttctttcttcttttttttttttttttacaaaatttcctatatttattACCTCGTCTTAAAAGTCTCTTATGTCTTTACATTCGACAGATGTTCCATCTCGATATTATATGCATCACGTTCAAATATTATCTCTCAGTCGTCAAGCGGCATGAAAATCAGAAAGTCAACGAAAAACAGCTTCTCGTGTTTTCCCcgtgtgatttttatttttgggatattgaaaatatacctGAATGatttgaatgatttttaaaaattaatcaaacgtCCAGCTCTGTTATACGTAAGTTATTCAATCGAGAGTCGTTATGAACGTCGAGTCACCCCGTTAATACTGATTTATCGACTCCATTGTAAGTGAGCCGTTCAGTAATCTTAAAATGCAAAAGCCATCGAAAAGAAACTCACACATGCTCATGCTCGTTTAACATTCATTTTCTATGCATGCTCTAAATCACGGTTCTCAACTTTTCCCTGGAACGTGTTATTTTCCATTCGTCGAGGtattaatcgaataaataattaggCCAACGACTAGCCATAGATCCTTATTCACGTTGATCGAGTCAGTAGAGAGCCGttttcgttctattttattatcaccCAGTTTTTGGTAATACTACCACATGACGTAATATGCGTCCTTTAAAtgcatttacatataatagttgaaaattatattacgtcatatatacttttatttattaacttatgtatatatcattGCTTGAGCATGAAATAACGATAGTAAGCGAAGattacagaaaagaaaaacacgataAGTATACCTCTCTGATTCTCCGATTTTTACGTTACCTTGTGATAATGactaattgaaaatgaaatcaaCCTTATTAGATTCGAACATGTACGTGTAAggaatatcttaaaataattgtgaaaCTGATCaaaagttttatgaaaatcagACGCCTACTTGGTCaggcaaataatattttaaatattttaacgtctttaatatttgaatgGTGTAAGGAGCAATATCATGTAAATGTTGAAATGTACGAAAAACCGGATGGAAAAATGTCTAATTGGAGAACCAAAGGAAAAGATAATTTGGTATTGTTTGACGACATTCTTTTGTCTTATCGTGTTCTTCCTCTATAGTCTccaaatgaataaataaatcacttACACGCGAAATATCTATTCGCTTCGATATTTacgttacaaataaaaaaattatatccttTCGTTcgactatattatttataaaaatataattggaatAACGTTTAAAAGGTGCACTGCAAACGTGCTACGGCAGGACTTTTCCTTACGAGTTGCGCGGTGCCCGGAGATTTgacaaattaaatacataatgaatCCTTAAAGGAAGAAGCTCTGCGAGTAGAATAGAGTATTCGTTGTTTGCCACAACAGAATTGTTACAACATAAAAATCACAGCGTACTTCTTAAAGTCGTTTTGACAACGATAAGAATGAAATTGCATTAACCGCCACCGCTATTCTCAACCCTGTACTGCATAATGCAAAGGTCATAGcttttatgagaaaattttGCTGCGACCTTCgcactaaaaaatatattctatactaTGCGTGAATATAGTAAAGTgggggagaaaaaaaatataagggGCTATACCTACGGTAATAAggtttaagaaaaattgagagAAGATTTTCAACGGGTGTCCGCGAAATATAGGAAAAAGATCAGATCTTTGGCTTTAAACTTTGTGCTGGGGCCGGTGGGGGTGGCGGTTTTTTGTTATAGAAGGGTGCAGGTGCCTTCGAATATGGTTTCCCATCGGGCAGCAACGGTTCACCTGTCTTTGGCGTAACGCCAACACTACCGCTCGAGCTTTCGTTTAAATGCTCGAACTTTACTTCCGTTTTAAGCGTGAGCCCTTTGATATTCTTCGTGGGCTTTTTCTGCATCTGCTGAATACGTTCCGCTATTTTCGTGCCTAATTCCGTCCTAATGGAATTTTTCCTTGCCTGACCTTCTACAGACGAAGGCTGAGCAGATTGATCGGATTCAGAGATGTCAGGTTTCTTATTACTCACACTCTGATCCATATTGCTAAGCAACATCGACTTTCTCTTCGCGATGCTGTTGCTGCAGTTAATAGCGTCTGGGTTAGTAGTTGATATCAGATCGGTTTTAGTTATCTGAAGCTTCTCTTTCGGCGGCAGATTGTCGCTGATCGTAAATATTCTATCTGAGTTACGAGAATTCTCTTGTCGAGGCGAAAAGAAAATGACCACCCTTTCGTAAAAGTTTTTACCGAGCCTGTGACTCGAATTCGCCCTGCGAGCACCGCGCGACGAAAAGGCATGCGGTTTGCATTTCTCTGTAACACGGTCGAGACTAGATACGTACGTTGACATCATGCTCTTCTTCCAGTGCTGGCCAGGATTTCTCACGTACCATACACCGAACGAGGACAGAGCGATCATCGGTACGATCCCCAAAAAGATAATGTACAGGGCCATTATGAAGTCGTTTCTCGCTGTAACAAATACACGATACGAAACAAATTAGTTTTCATGGCTGGCAAGGTCGATGATATTGTACTCGGTTgcgataaattgaataaaattgattcaCCATTCGGATCCTCCGCCGGACCGCTGTCCTCGGAGCCACCCACGCCAGGTTGAGTGCAATCAGGTGGCCGGAAGCCACGATTGCAATGACAATGGCCGAGACTATTGCACACTCCGTTGCCTCCGCAGTTATTAGGACATGCTTTCCCTCCGGATACGGAAGCACGCAAATCGGCTACCGGCATACATTTCTGGTTCACGCACATCTAAATCGAAATCACGAAATTTCAGCGTTACAATTCacgttggaaaatattttataatatagtcTTCGGTAAGCCAAACTTTCACTACGCTCCAATGTTCCAATCTTCTGCTATTcgaactttcttttatctgGACTGAACGTCTGCTAGCAACAGACACCATTTTGCAATGCTCttgtaattacaaatattgttATCACATGTATGAGACGTGTTCTTATATATGAGAAATAGAGGGGAGAAACATTCTTTGATTTAGGGCTTAAATGTATGCCTTTGCTGTCTATACGTCCCTAAATATTTCGAaggtattttcattttcataatatcagTTATTCCGTtacttttacataaaattgctTGTCGTATTATAAGTTCTCTATTACCTTTCCAGGTGCACACTTTGCGCCATCAGGAGAGAGACCAGGATCCACCTGATTCAATCCTAGGTCCACAATAGCCGAACGACAGGGTATGATCTTGCCTCCGGTGTTGATAAACGAATGGCTGAGAATCGCCACGGATTCCATACCGAATTCTAGTCTTTCGTTCAGGTGCTTACAATGTAGCATTCCACACAAAAGGTTTCTAAAATAAAGGAGAAACCAAGTTTCATTATTACCGATACAGTCCATACTCTCTTCCTTGCTTACAGGCATTCTACAGagatatcttatttatttcgtttcgagtCGCAAGAAAAGCGTGGtcctattatatttttctttttccttttccgtGCCACTTGTGTTTTAAAAGAGAACGGACCTCGctttcctttcatctccgaacGAAACAGATAAGACATTTTAACGAAGAACGTAACATAATTCTACGAAAAActg
Encoded here:
- the LOC122575704 gene encoding uncharacterized protein LOC122575704 isoform X3 produces the protein MARTCTTSTRNRNPWTRSITSTSTAIWLPIILVHKRAAEAIRGPYNANRHSRYVELVLVIDKKEYIALDENVDKVYQHCKDIANIINALYMPLNIFIALVGVQVWSDADEIALSPNGDTTLSNFLRYRREKLVQDMPNDNAQLLTRITFEGGVVGKALKGPICTYEFSGGVSMDHSNVVGLVAATVAHEMGHNFGMEHDSADCECPEEKCIMASSSGSSGPTHWSTCSLEHLALAFEHGMDYCLRNKPQKLFDSPICGNGFVEPGEQCDCGLKENCDNPCCNVTTCMLHSNASCATGECCDLKTCRPKSAGTECRSAEHECDLPEYCTGQSEYCPVDVFKMDGEPCSMGKAFCYQGSCRTHNDQCKLLWGPTGTSSDAQCYDMNNKGTKHGNCGYNRIESSYVKCTDENLLCGMLHCKHLNERLEFGMESVAILSHSFINTGGKIIPCRSAIVDLGLNQVDPGLSPDGAKCAPGKMCVNQKCMPVADLRASVSGGKACPNNCGGNGVCNSLGHCHCNRGFRPPDCTQPGVGGSEDSGPAEDPNARNDFIMALYIIFLGIVPMIALSSFGVWYVRNPGQHWKKSMMSTTDRGHNGLSIKTIDRSSPLPRNIETIDSSLSQDPACASLLPKADTDERYNNNLFGQFKGFTITPIKNQPKSPEPTKPAPPPPTIPTVAIKTNIKTVPKCNPARSSLLSSTTSFNEVQSTAPILPPLNPGCTARPLISSPVLAATTCTSVELVAPKISNKSTIDGPTRPAPAPPISADIQKPQRPSSTPLTNLLVPEAEKKPEKGSTLNRIASMLRPNSGIMKGSLQMSQKDEKTTNSLPRIHHHKANKVIDKEILRNLEISNPIPQKEIEIPTPAIPVIPAADAEKKNVVLRAQSMRDSKITPRPAIQTFGSMRQTTPVKRPTSIPASTRPTAPPPGPPVPTTTDKMNESGKIPGLPGYQTPQVKNPQKVVDNAYDDCMNLVSESSLTKITEESPTNDNIYAVIEETLPEKSRKNMESEKQVDNEYKLPKRVDPTANSGGLETMGLLSEIVSEISNRNFDSIYSTATLARKAQENEGASKNTEDLGYNNSLGTYMNSSHYKSPGSIYSNSASGKFNSSSSTTSSGYLNPSALNVPQQEPEKIADANKPNKGKLLSLNLANPNLNDEISKELGMKSTAEDAGPRKPIMSMKSRPTQRAVTHSKNDEGTNDSKEPLKPPLGRTKTPPNIAKGSITKDANSGARQALDTASKSKQYSDSSLKKQGSNASVDSTGQNSDTKGGNANQSNGSLEKQDSHTNVNRLSLKTVPCSPKDNGGKFNSPDLVSSCSNSNQISTKSPDVVGNNAKLNFQSKNVQKTPTLSRGSTTKAPATPIKPLNIASKGTNLAEKKKSPTGNTSVTKSLSAKESATKSAQSKPSQKTETKDSGAKTNPVQRAASSKSNVASLQQKFEANKNVNAPRTIPNVHKTQRTVGKTETSGVKK